TTTTGCTTCCGGCTGCACATCGCCCGACACCACTAAAACGAGCGTATTCAAGTCATGTTTCCGAATTTCTGCAAGCGTCTCGTAACCGTCCATCACCGGCATATTAAGGTCTAAAAAGGTGAGTGCACCTTTTCCCTCGCGAATCATGGCAAGCGCCTCTTGCCCATGCTCCGCAAAGTGCAATTCGATATCCCAATCACTGGGCAAAATTCGAGCAAGTTGCTTGCGCGCTAAACTCGAATCATCACAAATTAACACGGGTAACGTCATAGCAGCTCCTAAATAGCGACCGGCGCCTTAATGTGAGGGTGCGCCTCATAATTCAGCAGTTCGAAATCGTCGTATTGAAAACTAAAAATATCTTTCACTGCCGGATTAATTTTCATTGTAGGCAAAGGAAACGGAGTTCGCGATAATTGTAACTCAGCTTGCTCAAAGTGATTTTTATACAAATGTGCATCTCCAAAGGTATGCACAAAATCACCTAACTCAAGGTCGCAAACTTGCGCCACCATCATAGTGAGCAACGCATAACTCGCGATATTGAAAGGCACCCCCAAGAAAATGTCGGCGCTCCGCTGATAAAGCTGGCAAGATAGCTTATTGTCTGCCACATAGAACTGAAACATCGTGTGACATGGTGGCAGCGCCTGCAGACCCATTGCTGCATTTTCCTTCGGCGATACGCCGGCTTTAGGAAGTACACTGGGATTCCAAGCACTCACTAACAAACGGCGCGAATCTGGATGCTTCTTGATTTGTTCGATCACTTCGCTAATTTGATCGATACTTTCGCCACTCGGGGTCGGCCAACTTCTCCACTGCGCGCCGTACACCGGGCCTAAATCTCCGTTTTCACTCGCCCATTCATCCCAAATGGAAACACCATGCTCTTTTAGGTATTCAATATTCGTTTCACCTTTCAAAAACCAAAGAAGCTCGTGAATAATGGAACGAAGGTGACATTTTTTAGTGGTCACCAACGGAAACCCCTCGGCCAAATTGAAGCGCATTTGATGCCCAAAAATACTGCGCGTGCCCGTTCCCGTTCGATCCGTTTTGTCAGTGCCATGTTCCAACACATGGCGCATTAAATCTAAATACTCTCTCATTTTTTCTTACCTGCTTTACTCGGCGGTGCGAAGGTGTTTTTTTGATACGCTAAAACCATGATAACCGTACCGAGTACGATCATTGGGAGTGACAGCCATTGGCCCATACTAAACACGCCTAGCAAGCCAAGATGACCATCGGGTTCTCGGAAGTATTCCACAATGAATCGCGCTAGCCCATATCCCAATACGAATAGTCCGCCCACGGCCCCCACAGGTCGAGTTCGTTTTGAAAACCAAATCAGCACCAAAAACAACAATAAGCCTTCACCGAATGCCTGATAGAGCTGCGATGGGTGCCGAGGCAAAGGTCCGCCATTGGCAAAAACCATGCCCCATGGCACTTCCGTAACGCGTCCCCAAAGCTCCCCATTAATAAAATTACCAATGCGCCCTAAACCCAAACCAACCGGCACCATGGGGGCAATGAAGTCACCCACTTGCCAAATATTCAGCCCGATTTTTCGTCCATAGACATAGAGCGCCGTAATGACACCGAGTAAACCGCCATGAAAGGACATCCCCCCGGCTTTGAAATTGAACAAGTAGAGCGGATTCTCAAGGAATAAGTCGAAGCGGTAAAAGAGCACGTAGCCCACACGACCACCAATCACGAGCGCAAGGAAAGCCCAAAATACAAGATCTTGCCATTGTTCACGGTTCCATAGCGGATGTTGATCCGCCCGTTTGCTGCCATACCAATACGCGAACGCGGCACCCAACAAATACATCAGCCCGTACCAACGAATGTCGACAATGCCAAGGCTCAATGCAACGGGGTCATAATTTGGATGATAAAGTACATCTGACGACATGAAATCTATTTACCTTTCTCATAACAACTAAGCGGAAATTAACAGGTGCAGTGATACCACTACCAATAATACTGCAAATGCTCTTTGTAAGTATCGAACGGGCAGCAATGTTGCCACTTTGGCCCCCAGCGGCGCAAACAAGACGGACGTTATCACGATCGCAAACCAAGCAGGAAGATACAAATATCCAAACAAGCCAAAACGTTCGACGTCATGCATTTCAGAACCCACGGTTGCATATAGCAGGGTACTCACCGTGCTCAAAATAACACTGCAGACAGCCGCCACGGCTACTGCACGTACCATCAATACTTGATAATAGTTCAAAAGCGGCACAACCAGCGCACCGCCACCAATGCCTACGAGCGCAGAGATCGTTCCTATCACAATACCGAAGCCATTAATTTTCCAGCGTTTAATCGCTTTCTCACTATTGCGAGGTTGTCGCTTCCACACCATTCGTAGTGCCAGCAAAAGTAAAATAACGGCGAACACGCGTTGTAATAAAAGCGGTGGTATCGAGGTTCCCAACCAAGACCCCAAAAACCCACCCGCAATAATCATCGGCGCTAACCACCGTACCCACTTCCAATCAATATTACCGGCACGCTGATGTGCAGACGCACTCGACAGCGTCGTAATCGCAATGGTCGCTAAACTCGTACCAATCGCGGTAGGCACCACAATACTGGTGGGTATTCCCATCACCGGTAAAATATAAATGAGAAGCGGCACCACGAGGATACCGCCTCCGATTCCCAGCGCGCCCGAAAGCAGCCCCGCAAAGACTCCTACGATAAGCAGAATCACTAAGGCGCTCACACTATTTCCCTGCGCGTACAAAACCACCTAAGCCGAGTGACTCGAGCTTCATGGTTAATATTTTTCTCACTTGATCCGGGTGCTTCGCATTGAGCGCTTGCGTTAGCACTACTTGTAACACTTTCGACTCGAGATTCCTTACGATCCAACGGATTTTATCTAGGTTATGCTCACTCATACTCAGTGTTCGATAGCCCATCGATAGCAATAAAATAGCGCCGCCCGGATCACCTGCTAACTCGCCGCAAACACTCACAGGCTTACCCAACTGCTGGCAGGTCTGAACAATATTCTGTAATGCTTTCAAGAGTGCCGGGTGATACGCTTCATAAAGCCTTGCTACGCGCGGATTGTTTCTGTCTACTGCTAATAAATATTGGGTTAGGTCATTGGTTCCAACCGAGAAAAAATCGACCCGCTTGGAAATCGCTTCAAGTTGATAAAGGATTGCTGGCACCTCAATCATCACCCCGAGTTCAGGGCGATTCACTATTGCGTCAGGGTGTTGCTGCACCCACTCATTCCGCACTTCAAAGTAGGCCTGATTAATGAGTCGTGCCGCTTCATCAACCTCGTCCACAGACGTAATCATGGGAAGCAAGATTCTTAAATTATCAAATCCAATATTGGCGCGAATCATTGCGCGCACTTGCACCAGGAATATCTCCGGATGATCAAGTGTCATGCGAATGCCGCGCCAGCCCAAAAACGGGTTCTCTTCGCGAATCGGGAAATACGGGAGTGGCTTGTCACCGCCCACATCGAGCGTTCTCATCACCACCGGTTGTTTAGCGTGGCTAGCAAACACTTCTCGATAAAGTTCATATTGCTCAGATTCTGTGGGGAAGCGCTCGCGCATCATAAACGGAATTTCAGTTCGATAGAGTCCAATGCCATGATAAACACCGCATTGACTTCGATGGTCGACACTCAACCCCGCATTGATTTGTAACTCGACGGCTAAACCGTCTTGCATTACCGCAGGTTCATGTTTCTGCGCCGCGACTATCTCTGCAAGCTCCGCCTCTTCTGCTTGCAAATTTTCATACTCTTTAACCACTTGGCTTGGCGGGTTCACGAACACTTCGCCGCTATACCCGTCGACGATGAGGAATTGGTCTTCTAAGTAAGTCAGTGGAACGTCTTCGATACCAAATACCGCAGGTATTCCCATGCCCCTTGCCATAATGGCAGCATGGCTATTCGCAGACCCATGTAAAGACACCAAGCCTTGCAAGCGCTGCTGCGGAATTTCCGCCAACATGCTCGCGGTCACTTCTTCGGCCACGAGAATACAAGCATTGTGTATATCTTCATGAGCCCTCTGTCGATCTTGCAGATGCCCCAAGATACGTTCTCCAAGATCACGTACGTCTACCGCGCGTTCACGCAGGTAAGCGTCGTCTAAGTCTTCGAACTGAGCGACAAACCCTTCAACTGCCATTTTTACAGCGGTTTGCGCACGCCAACCTTCTTTAATTTTTGCCTCGACCGCATTCCCCAAGCTGGCTGCGTCTAATAATCCCTGATAAACATCGAAAATGGCCAGCGTGTCTTCAGCCACAAAGCCAGCGACCTGCTCTGCTAAGTTTCTTAACTCTTGTCGGGTGAGCAAAACCGCTTTCCGAAAGCGATGAATTTCACGCCAGGGATGCTCTGTCCGCCGAGGCACCACCGCTTTTAAATTCGCGACAGGTCGCCCAATATAAGACTCACCAATCGCGATGCCAGGTGCTCCCGGAATTGCGCGCAAGTTTCTCAACCATGGCGAGTTTTGCCCTGAGAGCAGCCCTTTTGCTTCCGCATGCGCAATCACAGAGGCTAGCTGAGCTGCTAGCGTGACTACGAACGACTCTTCTTCTCCTGAGAATGCGCGTGCATCCTTTTGCTGCACCGCGAGCACACCTAATACTTTACGTTGATGAATAATGGGAGCAACGAGCATGGCACGATACGCCATTTCGTTAACTTCTTTGACAAGTTTAAAGTTTGGATGTGTGGTCGCATTAGCTAAATTCAGAGGCTCTTCCCGCTGGGCGGCAAGGCTGATCAAACCCTCACCGTATGCAAGAGCGATGCGCTTTCCCGCGGGGATCGTCAACCCATCGCTCGCCATCAGCACAAACTCGCGGCTTTCCGGCTCCGCTAGATAAACAGAACAAACGTCGCTGCCTAACGCGCTCTTCACACTGCGTACCATAGTGTCGAGCGCCACCTCAAACTCGGGCGCTTGATTGACTGACTCGACAATACGTTGCAATGTAGTGAGCATTTATGAACGCCTACGTTTTCGTTTGAACCGCTTATTTTTAAACGGCATAACCACTGGCGCGAACTCTTTCATTACTCGCCGGTACACGTCGCGTTTGAACGCGACGACCTGGCGCACTGGATACCAATAACTAACCCAGCGCCAGCCATCAAATTCGGGGTGGCTAGATTGCAATACATTCACGTCAGCTTCTGGGCAAGTGAGTTTTAACAAAAACCACTTTTGTTTCTGGCCAATGCACAAAGGTTTCTGCCCCTTACGCACCATGCGCTTTGGTAGGCGGTAGCGGAACCAATTACGGCTCGTGTAAACAAGCTCAACTTGATCTTTTCGCAACCCTACTTCTTCGAACAACTCCCGATACATTGCTTGTTCAGGAGTTTCTCCATCGTCTATACCGCCTTGCGGAAACTGCCAGCTTTGCTGGCCAAAACGACGCGCCCAAAATATCTGACCGTGCTCATTGCAAATCACTATGCCGACATTTGATCTATATCCTTCGGCATCTATCACGTGAGCATCCTCAATAATTTCTATTGGATCTGATTCTTCCACAATCCGACGATATCAGCAAACATGGATGTGCTTCTTGTGACAACTTTGTGTGAAAGTTAACATAGCGCTTAAAATCTTAATGCTAAAGGTCATATGACGGTACTCAAACCTGCCACAACCCCACCGAACTCTGAGCAAGAGCTGCTCGAGCGCGCAAGGCAACTCAACGGCTTTCGGTTCTCCGAGCTTGCTGAGGCGGCGAATTGGCAAGTCCCGTTGCACCTTCGGAATGCCAAAGGTTGGGCAGGTCAATTACTCGAGCTTTACCTAGGCGCTTCGGCGGGCTCACGTCAGGCACAAGACTTTCCACACCTAGGCATTGAGCTAAAAACGATCCCGGTCGACGAGACAGGAACCCCGCTCGAAACTACCTATGTATGCATCGTTCCTTTGCTAGACCTTAATGCGGTAAGCTGGGAACAGAGTAACATTCGCAATAAATTACAACGGGTGCTATGGATTCCCGTCGATGGTAGAAGACATATTCCGCCTGGCGAACGAGTCGTGGGGCCGGCGGTACTCTGGTCGCCGACTGAAGAAGAGAATCAGCGATTGCAAGCCGATTGGGAAGAGTTAACTGAACGTATTGTGCTCGGCGAAATTGAAAATATTACGGCTCGCAACGGCGCGGTACTACAACTTCGACCTAAAGCCGCTAATGGCCGTAAACTGACCCCTGCGATTGGCCCCAACGGGAATTATATACAAACGCGGCCGCGCGGCTATTACTTAAAAAAGCACTTTACAGCATCTATCTTGCAGCAAGCGCTCGGTCGCTTTAACCCAACTGAAGAAGTAAAGGTCCCATGATGAAAGCAACCGACTGTCCTTTTTGTAAACGCATGCGCTGGATTATAATTTGGGCGTTATTAATGCTGGTGATTTACTTCACTCTATTCAATTAGCCCAAAGGCGAAACACTAATGAACTCTCCTAGTCATTCTCCGCCAAGGCTCAGTATTCGACCGACAGCAAAGCGAAACGCCGTGGTCGCACTTATTGCGGGAGCAGTACTGCTCTCTATCGCGCTGTTCTTACAAGACTCTATTATCTCGTTGTCGCCATTGCTGCTCTTCGTAGCATATGGTGCGGCACTGATTCTTTTGGGTGTTGGCTTTGCGAAGCATATCGAACCGGAAACTTCTTTAGAAATCACTCCAAACCACATCTCGTATCGCCACCGGAAAGGAAGCTGGAAGCTGGCATGGGAGAGTATACTGCGTTTTGATATCCCACATTATCGGCGCGGATTAGAGCATCGGGAGATGCCCTATATAGGATTTCGGCTTAATGATATTGATGCAGTATTGCGCGACATTTCGCCTCGTCTAGCGGTTTACTTGATGTTGGAGCAACGCTCAATTCTTGTTGCAGCTTTGCGCTCAGAACGCCCAGACGACACTGATTTCACCGAATTCTTCGACCCACCATCCACATGGAGTAGTGCAGCTGGAATAGAGTACAATGGGATTTTAGCTGCTTTTGCTCATCGTATGCAGCATTTAAGAACCTTGTTAGGATATGACCTATTTATTCCCGAAACTGCGCTTGATAGACCACTGCATGAATTTAAAGCACATTTGGTGGCGTTACAAACAACTCGGCACCAATTCAAACAGGGGTCTACTCAATAAAACTTATCCTTTTGCCTGGAAACCTGCTGGTATTTCGTATTGCTCAATCAGTGGTTTTGCAAAATAGAAACCTTGCATCAAGTCAACACCGAGATCGACCAGTGCTTTGTACTCAGACTCAGTTTCAATTCCCTCCGCAATGGGAGTAATACCTAAATCACGTGCAACCGACAATACCCCATTAACGATAGCTCGTTTGACGGGCTGGGTATCGATATCCCGTATCAGGTTCATATCGATCTTTAATAGGTCTGGTTGGAAGTCAGAGAGCAGGTTTAAGCCCGCATAGCCCTCACCAAAGTCATCGATTGCGGTCAAAAAACCATGTTGCTTATAGGTTTTAAACACGTCCTTTAATAATTCATGATTCTCAATTTTTTCGTGTTCTGTTACTTCAAAAATAATATTCTCGCGCGGAAAGCCTACCCTATTTGCTGTTTCCAACGTTCTCGCTAAACAAGTCTCTGGCTCATAAATCGCGTTCGGTAAAAAGTTGATACTTACCCGACCGGGCAATCCTATCTTTGCAGCCGTTTCTATGGCTGTCATTCTGCAACGTTGATCGAAAGAGTAAATGAGATCGTCTGTCACCTGGTCCAAAACAATACCAGCACCTTCGCCATTCTCACCACGAACAAGTGCCTCAAACGCAAAAATTTCCTTGTTCGCCACATTTACAATGGGTTGATACGCCATTTTTATTTCGAACGCTAACCTTTTGTAACACTGGCAGGTGTTGCAAACCGACATGTTTTGCTCCTCGTGATAAAAGTTGCCTTAACCATACCAAGCGCGTTTAAGTTAAGAGAATCAATAACTCCTAATAGAGTGAACCCTAGTAATTTGGATCAACATGCGTACATTATTTACAGACTGATTACGCAGAACTTGCGACCAGCAGATAAAATGAGCAGGAAATAATTTTAAAGATTGAAAATGAGTAGGAAATTCGGAGAGAATCGCCTTGAAATTAACGATCTAAGGATCACGGAATGAATCAACCCAATACCACGATCGGATGGCGCGAATGGCTTTCCCTGCCAGAACTTGGCATTCACCGCATTAAAGCGAAAGTTGATACCGGTGCCCGCACCTCTTGTTTGCACGCCTTTAAGTTGGAGCCTTTTGAAAAGCAAGGAAAACCTTGGTTAAGGATCTGGGTACACCCGCAACAAGGGAGTGACGAAGAGCATGTGTGTGAAGCCCCCGTACTCGAACAACGTGATGTGACAGATTCCGGCGGTCATACAGAACAGCGCTATGTGATTCGAACGACCGTTGTTGCAGGCAAGGATTCCTTTCCCGCCGAATTTACGCTGACAAACCGTGATACAATGAAATTTCGCATGTTATTTGGACGACAGGCACTGAACGGTCGCTTTGTTGTGAACCCACAAGCCTCATATTTATTAGGAGAGCCGCAATGAGAATCGCGATTCTATCAAGAAACAAAAATCTATACTCAACGCGACGTCTTATTGAGGCAGCTGAGGAATGCGGACACGAAATTCATGTGCTCGATCCGCTTCGTTGCTACATGAATATTAATGCAAAAGAGCCCTCCATTCACATGCGCGGTAAAGAGCTACCAGAATTTGACGCTATTATTCCGCGCATCGGGGCGAGCATTACTTTTTACGGCGCTGCGGTACTTCGGCAATTTGAAATGATGGGTGTTTATCCGCTGAACGAATCTGTTGCCATTAGTCGCAGCCGCGACAAGTTGCGCTCACTCCAATTGCTCTCACGACGAGGTATTGGGCTTCCCGTGACAGGGTTTGCATCGAAGCCGTCTGACATTCCGGATTTGATTGATATGGTGGGTGGCTCACCGCTCGTAATTAAATTGCTTGAGGGCACACAAGGGATTGGGGTCGTTCTTGCGGAAACACGTAAAGCAGCTGAGAGTGTCATCGAAGCCTTCATGGGCTTGAACGCACATTTCATGGTGCAAGAATACATCAAAGAAGCAGGTGGTGCTGATATCCGTTGTTTCGTCATTGGCGATCGCGTTATTGCGGCCATGAAGCGCCAAGCAAAGCCGGGCGAATTCCGTTCTAACCTTCATCGCGGTGGCAGCGCGACATTAGTAAAACTAAGCTCAGCGGAGCGAGCCACCGCCGTGAAAGCGGCAAAAACCATGGGGCTCAATGTGGCCGGTGTTGACTTGCTACGCTCAAATCACGGCCCGCTTGTAATGGAAGTCAATTCTTCGCCGGGTTTAGAAGGGATTGAAACAGCAACCGAGAAAGACGTCGCAAGCCAAATTATTACGTTTATCGAGAAGAATGCCAAATCCCACAAAACTAGAACAAAAGGTAAGGGTTAAGCGAAACATGGCAAAAGCACGTGTGACTCCATTTGTAGTTGGAGACTCTGAGGTTGCGCCTGGCACCCGCAAAGCAATAGAAATACCCGCAGCACGGCTTTATAACGACACGCCGCTCGATTTGGTCGTAGAGGTATTTCACGGCACTAAGAAAGGTCCAGTACTACTAGTCTGTGCCGCTATACACGGCGATGAACTCAATGGTATCGAGATTTGTCGCCGCTTGCTTGGCGTAGTCGATCCCAAGCAACTCGCAGGAACTTTACTGGTGGTTCCAATCGTTAATATGTTTGGCTTCATTCAGCAATCTCGCTATCTCCCCGATCGTCGCGATTTAAACCGGTGTTTCCCGGGGTCGGAACGCGGTGCGTTGGGCAGTCGCTTAGCCTATCTATTCAATACACAACTCGTAGAGAGAGCGACGCATATCATCGATCTTCATACGGGCGCAGTTCATCGTAGTAATCTTCCGCAAATTCGAGTCAACCTTGAAAATGAAGCTGCCACACAAATGGCTGAAGCATTTAACTGTCCAGTAATTATGAATGCAAAAGATCGCGACGGCTCCCTTCGTGCACAAGCGTCTGAGCTTGGGATTCCGCTCATACTTTATGAAGCCGGCGAAGCATTACGATTCGATTATGCCGCGATTCGTGCAGGATTAAATGGCGTAACAAACGTCATGAAAATGCTAAAAATGATGAAGGGTCGCCGCACGCGCAAGAAAGTGACGCCAGTTTTTGCCCAGCGCTCACTCTGGGTGCGAAGTGAAAAAGACGGCCTAGTGCTAAGCAAAGTAGAGCTTGGACAAACCGTAAGCCGCGGACAGACACTTGCGGAAATTGCGGCTCCGCATGAGCAAGAAGTTACCGCGATTACCTCACCTGTTCACGGCATCATTATCGGGCGCAGCAACATTCCCATTATCAATGAAGGCGAAGCACTTTTTAATGTTGCTTGCTTTGATAAAGACGAAATTCCGAATGCCAGTGAAATGGTAGATACCTTCGTAGAGGCTTATCCCGCGCTCCCTCTCTAGGGGTTACCACGTAAAGTGTTTAAAAACTAGGCCGATAACCTGACAAACGGTTTATATTGTTTTTCAATTATTTTCTTTATTCTTGATTCTGTGAATTAGAAATAACAAAAGAACTTTTGCTCAGGAACGGTCGTGACAAATACGCAGGTAGCAAGCAAGCGAAACCAGCAGTGGCAGCTCTTTTATGCGCAGCATAGAGAGACGCCCGCGCGTCTTCGTGAGCAACTCTCACTATGCGAAGAAGATCAGCGATCGGCACTTCATGAAACGCTCCATGCACTCAAAGGCACCGTAAGCATGCTTCGGTTAGAGCCACTCACCGGCCTCGTGAGCGCAGCTTGCACTCATGCACAAACAACTGTGAGTTCCGCATTTTTAGTACCCAGCGTCGAACGAGTTATTCACGAATTACAATCTTGCCTTGAGCAATTAAGCTCATATTGTCAAACGTTCGAGGCTTCTCCAGAAGTACAACTAATGCAACTCATTCGGCAGCACAATTATGCCGCACTTGGGCTCGTACGATCATGGCAAATAGCAAATCAAAGTCAATTGCCCGCAACCGGTATAAATGAACTTATAAGTTGTCTGGAACAGTTCGACTTTCAAGCCGCAGCAGCGTATCTTAACGAGTACTTGGACCCACAAAATAACAGAACAAACGGGTCAATGGGGGGTGCATTATAAGCGCTGTAATTTTTACTGCTAAACAAAATGATGTATTCATTGAAATCCCACGAAATTTCGCGGGAGAACGCCTGACGCCTCATGATTTAGAAAACGCATTCCGTTTATCAGATTATAAGAACTGCTTTGTTGAAGATAACGTGTGGGTAAATATACAGGATCGCTTTAATCAAGCGCTTGCTGATAACCCGCCGAAAATGGTTCCGTTGCAAATTGGCCAACGGCGAGATGCCAAACTTGAATTCCGTATCAGCGAAGACAAAATGGAAGCGGAAGCTGTCGTCACCGCGCCCTATGGGGGCGTGTCACTGTCCAATGAACAAGTACTGAATCATTTGAGAAATGCCGGAATCTCAAAAGGCATTCGGAAGAAAGCGATTGAACAAATTGTTACTCATACACGTGAAGCTCCTCCTGGTGCCACCCTGTCGGTACCGATTGCTCGCGGGAAACAGCCGGTGAACGGCGAAGATACACAATTTATTCCACTCGTAGATGACGCACGACAACGAGTTCTTAAGCCTCAAGCAAAGGATGAGCACCGCGTAGATATGCGTGATCTCGGCGGCATTGCTTCAGTAAAGGAAGGCGTCGATGTACTCGAGCGCGTACCTCCCACTTCGGGTATCCCCGGAATGACGGTTACCGGTGAGAAAATCGCAGCGGAAGACGGTAAAGATAAGCCGCTTAAGCCTGGAACAGGAACTGAACTGTCGCCCACCAACCCAAATCGCTTACGCGCAACGCTCACGGGGATGCCGTCTTTTGTAGAGAATAGCTGCACGGTAGATGACGTTTTGGCGCTGCAAGGTGTTGATGTGAGCACGGGTCATATTGACTTTGATGGCTCCGTGTTTATCAATGGCAATGTCACGCCAGGTATGCGCGTTTATGCTGATGGAGACATTACAGTCAACGGCTATGTTGACTCCGCGAATTTAAATGCGAAAGGAAACATCACGGTAACCAAAGGGGTTATTGGCCATCATCGTGACCCAGAATTATTGGAAGAAGACGGAAGTTACCCTTCTCATTCCACTCGAATTGTCGCAGACGGCACCATTTGGGTTGCGTACTCTCAGTACGCGACACTCATTCCCAAACATGGGCTTTTTGTCGAAAAACAACTCACACATTGCCAAGTGATTACTCCCGGTAAAATTCATATTGGTGGCGAGGCAGGCGCAGCAAGTGGCAAGATCATTGGTGGCCAACTAGAAATTGCAAATGACGTGTTTGTGGGCCAGTTGGGCGCCCCTGCAGGCACCCGAACAAGAATCTTATTCAATATACCCGATACTTCGGCAGAGCAGGAAGAAGAACAAAGGCAACTCGCGGAAACGCTTGCGGTGCTCGTGTTGAAAAAGAAAAAACTATTAAAAGCCAAGGAACTCTTCCTAGCCGATCCGAAATCATTTAAACCGGGTTATCGAAAAGCATTAAAACACAGTTTACAGCGCACCCAGCATGAACTTATGATCACGAAAAATCAGTTGGAATTAATTCGACACCAAGCTCTGGAGCATGAACCCATTCGCGTTTCAGTGAATAAAGTAATGCATTTAGGTGCAGAGTTTCTATTCCGAGACAAAACCAAGCGATTTCATGAGCCACGGGGGCCAAGTAAAATTATCTTAAAGCAAGGGCAAATTACCGTTGAGTAGTGCATCGAGCTGGCAGTTGTTGGAACGTCATGATTTCTTTAGCCAGCATCCAAATACTTTCTTTGTCAATCCGCCTGCTGACGCGGTGCTGCCAACCGACGCATGGGCTTGGCATATTTACGCGCATGCGCGCTTTGTGAATCGACCGAATAGTCTTGTTTCGCATACGTTAGAAACGCTGAGGAGTCACACTCAACCCGTGTCAATGAACGACATTAATACCGTTCTTATTTTTATTCCCAAAGAAAAAAAACTCACCGGTTATTTGCTTGAGAACGTGCGCTCATTCTTTCCCGTTGGCATACAAGTGTTGCTCGTTGGCAGTAAAGATGTCGGCATCAAATCCTGGGCGAACAAGACCATGCCCGGCTTCTCTCGAACTCATACAGCTGCCATTGGGAACCACTGCCAACTGCTGCATACGCAACTAGAAGAAGGTAATGCCTTTGCGCAAGAATACGGGTTCAGCCGCACTCAAATTGAAGTACTTGGTCACACAATAGAAGTCAGCTTTCTACCGGGCGTTTTCAGCGAACATCGACTCGACGCAGGGACTCAGTTGTTATTGGCGCATTTACCCACAGATCTTGGCGGGGTCATTTGTGATTTCGGCTGCGGAAGCGGAATTATCAGTAAGTTCTTAGGCACCACAAAGCCTGTTTCAGAGCTTCATCTGTGCGACCTAAGTGCACTTGCGATTGCCGCAAGTCAGCGCACACTGGCAACGGATTTAAACTGCCACTATTACCTTGCA
This genomic interval from Idiomarinaceae bacterium HL-53 contains the following:
- a CDS encoding hypothetical protein (non-canonical start codon;~manually curated): MISAVIFTAKQNDVFIEIPRNFAGERLTPHDLENAFRLSDYKNCFVEDNVWVNIQDRFNQALADNPPKMVPLQIGQRRDAKLEFRISEDKMEAEAVVTAPYGGVSLSNEQVLNHLRNAGISKGIRKKAIEQIVTHTREAPPGATLSVPIARGKQPVNGEDTQFIPLVDDARQRVLKPQAKDEHRVDMRDLGGIASVKEGVDVLERVPPTSGIPGMTVTGEKIAAEDGKDKPLKPGTGTELSPTNPNRLRATLTGMPSFVENSCTVDDVLALQGVDVSTGHIDFDGSVFINGNVTPGMRVYADGDITVNGYVDSANLNAKGNITVTKGVIGHHRDPELLEEDGSYPSHSTRIVADGTIWVAYSQYATLIPKHGLFVEKQLTHCQVITPGKIHIGGEAGAASGKIIGGQLEIANDVFVGQLGAPAGTRTRILFNIPDTSAEQEEEQRQLAETLAVLVLKKKKLLKAKELFLADPKSFKPGYRKALKHSLQRTQHELMITKNQLELIRHQALEHEPIRVSVNKVMHLGAEFLFRDKTKRFHEPRGPSKIILKQGQITVE
- a CDS encoding Hpt domain-containing protein — translated: MTNTQVASKRNQQWQLFYAQHRETPARLREQLSLCEEDQRSALHETLHALKGTVSMLRLEPLTGLVSAACTHAQTTVSSAFLVPSVERVIHELQSCLEQLSSYCQTFEASPEVQLMQLIRQHNYAALGLVRSWQIANQSQLPATGINELISCLEQFDFQAAAAYLNEYLDPQNNRTNGSMGGAL
- a CDS encoding 16S rRNA (guanine1207-N2)-methyltransferase — translated: MSSASSWQLLERHDFFSQHPNTFFVNPPADAVLPTDAWAWHIYAHARFVNRPNSLVSHTLETLRSHTQPVSMNDINTVLIFIPKEKKLTGYLLENVRSFFPVGIQVLLVGSKDVGIKSWANKTMPGFSRTHTAAIGNHCQLLHTQLEEGNAFAQEYGFSRTQIEVLGHTIEVSFLPGVFSEHRLDAGTQLLLAHLPTDLGGVICDFGCGSGIISKFLGTTKPVSELHLCDLSALAIAASQRTLATDLNCHYYLADGLPAQLPPCDWIISNPPFHQGKDTNYDITKQFIQKVATKLKSNGSLLIVFNQFLPWPTLLEDQFQNIRIVASNKSYKVALAKHPRTRN
- a CDS encoding Uncharacterized conserved protein → MNQPNTTIGWREWLSLPELGIHRIKAKVDTGARTSCLHAFKLEPFEKQGKPWLRIWVHPQQGSDEEHVCEAPVLEQRDVTDSGGHTEQRYVIRTTVVAGKDSFPAEFTLTNRDTMKFRMLFGRQALNGRFVVNPQASYLLGEPQ
- a CDS encoding SSU ribosomal protein S6P modification protein; amino-acid sequence: MRIAILSRNKNLYSTRRLIEAAEECGHEIHVLDPLRCYMNINAKEPSIHMRGKELPEFDAIIPRIGASITFYGAAVLRQFEMMGVYPLNESVAISRSRDKLRSLQLLSRRGIGLPVTGFASKPSDIPDLIDMVGGSPLVIKLLEGTQGIGVVLAETRKAAESVIEAFMGLNAHFMVQEYIKEAGGADIRCFVIGDRVIAAMKRQAKPGEFRSNLHRGGSATLVKLSSAERATAVKAAKTMGLNVAGVDLLRSNHGPLVMEVNSSPGLEGIETATEKDVASQIITFIEKNAKSHKTRTKGKG